CCCTTGCTTTTCCGTGCTTGCATGAAAGATAAGGGTTCCCCCCCATCCATGTTTCATACCTGCAACCTGGGGACTGGAGACACCATGTTCAAGCACCTCGCCATGGCCGCCGCGTGCGCTGGCCTCATCGCTTGTGGTGGTAAGGAGCCGGCCCCGGAGCCCGAGCAGACCCAGCAGCAGGTCACCATGGATGGCCGCGAGGTGGTCTCCATCGCCGACATGCAGGCCTCCTCGCCGGACGGCCAGGTGACGGTGGACATGCGGAACAGCAACCTGGGCTTCCGCGTGGAGCCGGGCCTGAACCACTCCAAGGTCACCGTCATCTGCCCGAGCAGCCGGGTGATGAACCTGAAGCAGTGGATGCCGGAGCTGGCCGCCGAGTTCCAGACGTCCCCCGCCCAGTTGGAGAAGCGCGGCTTCACCATGTTCCCGTTCATGGCGCCCGCGCCGGGGACCGTGACGGAGCAGTCCGCGCCCGTCTGTCTCGACAGCATGGGCAACCACTGCGGCTCGGAGCGTGAGCCGGACGGCAGCTGGACCTGTCTCTGCTAGTTCCCTGACGGCGCGCTCCAGGCGAGCGCACCCCAGGCCTCATCAGGGCTCCGGCTTCACCGCCGGAGCCCTTCTTCTTTTCAGGGGACGGCGGTGCCCTCGAAGAAGGTCCGCGCGCGGGTGACGGCGGACAGGCCCACCCTGCTGCCCAGCCGGCGGCCCACGAAGTCATCCGGCGTCACGTGGATGCCGCCCCACAGCCGCGACTGGCCCGCCTGGTCCGCGGCGTCGTAGTACGTGGCCCACTGCAGCCGCACCTCGGTGGTGGGGCCGCGCTCGAAGGTGAGGTAGGCGTCGCGGCCCGCGACGAACTCCCCCAGGCCTCCGGGGAAGTACGCGCTGCCGGTGAGCAGGCTGAGCACCTCGGCGGAGGCGCGGCTGAAGGTGCTGTGCCCGGAGATGAAGCCCGGGAAGGCGGGCGTCACGAAGGTGCGCAGCTGGAAGGGAATCCAGTCCACCGCCCGAATCCACCCGGAGCCTCCCACCTCGTTGCGGCGGTCTCCCGGCTCGCCCCGCCAGGAGTGCACCACCACCTGCCCCAGGAAGCGCGCCAGGTGCGCGTGGCGCTGCCCCGGCGCGGAGCTCTCCGCCGTCACCACCTCGATGAGCCCCGGCACCAGCGGCAGGCCGTCCGGGTGGTACGCCGGCCCGTCGGGCTCCGTGGACTGGCCCAGCCGGCCCATGTGGCGCAGCAGGGAGATGGGCCGCGCGGCGACGTAGGCGCGCTTCACCTCCCAGGCGACGATGGCCGCGTCGTGCACCGCGCCGTTGAGCGCCAGGTACACCTTCACGTCCCACTCCAGCGGCGCCACCTCCTCGCCCGTGCCGAACAGGCGCCGCGAGAAGCCGGCCGTGTCCGCCACGGTGTTGGCCAGCACGTTCCAGTGGCCCGGCGGCGTCTCCGACTTCGGGCCGTCCGCCCAGAACTCCGCCAGCACGCGCCCGAAGTCGCCCCGCCGCACGCGGTGCGGTGCATACGGCTGGCCGGTGATGGGGTTGACGGGGTGGCCGGTGCCGTCATTGGTGCCCAGGCTGTTGTTGCCGAAGGCCCCGGGGGACAGGTCCACCATTTCATCGCTGCCCAGCCAGTCCGTCTTGCGCAGCACCTCCACCACGTGCGAGCGCAGCTCCGCGCCGAACGAAGGCGGCGCGCCGGGGTCCAGGTACAGCCCGCCCCCGTCCGGCCGCGCCAGGGCGAACGGCGTCACCTTGCCCCAGTGCGCGCCGATGTAGCCCTGCGTGCCCGCGGCGGTGATGATGCCGTTCTGCGTGACGGCCACCGCCAGGTTGAGCGGCTGCCACACGGAGGGGTCCGCCAGCGTCTGCCCCGGCGCGTCCACCACCAGCGGCGCGTTCACGAACTGGAAGCCCGTGGTGTCCTTGTAGTCGTTCTGCTCGTTGGCGCCGTCATTCGCGCCCGCGCCGATGATGGCCTCCGCGATGCGGTTGCCCAGCGCGCGCGGCCCGTCCCCGGCCGTGCCCGTGTCGTCCGGCGCGTACCCGAGCTTCACCATGAAGTCCCGGAAGCAGGCCGCGGACACGGCCCCGCCAATGGCCTTGGTGTACCGGTGCGCGAGCACGCGATAGGCCGCGTAGCTGATGGCCTCCGCGCGCGCCGCCGCCACGTCCGTCGCGCCGTGCTTCTCGCGCAGGAAGACGCCGTCCGCCGTCGCGTCGTAGGCGGCCCACGCGTCCCACATGGCCGCGGACAGGTGGTAGAGGTTGCGCGCGTGCACCGTCGGCCGGGGGATGTCCCGGCGGATGGCGCCCAGAATCTGCTCGTTCCAGCGGCGCGCAATCGTGCCCGCCGGACGCGGGTCCACCGCCGCCGCCGGACACGTCGCCGCGGGCGGCGGGCCCGGGTCCACCCAGGCGGGGACTTGCGCCACCTGCGCCCCCCGGTGCAGCAGCGCGCCCGCGTCCAGCGAGCCCGACAGCACGTTGCCGCCCACGGCCCACACGCCACCCTCCGGGTCCGTCCACGTCGCGTGCAGGGACTCCAGCGTGGGCGAGGCGCCGAGGTCCGCGCGCTCCCACTTCCCGCCCGAGCGCCGGTACACCTCGCCCCGGAAGCCCGTGGCCCAGCCGGTGCCGTCCCCGGCGAGGGACACGCCCTGCAGCAGCGGGCACCCCTCCGGAGAGCGGCTCACGAAGCGGCCGGCCGCCTCGTCCAGCTCCAGGATTTCTCCCTGGCCCTCGCCGCCCACCACCGCCACGACTCCGCCCGCGCCGTGCACCGTGAAGAGCCGGCTGGTGGTGCCCGTGGGGATGACGGTGAACGCGCCGCCCGCGCGCGAGCGCAGCACCACGCCCTGCGCTCCCACCACGTACACGTCAGCGCCGGTGCCCCACACCTTGAAGAAGCCGGGGATGTCCCCATCCTCCGTGCGAGGCAGGGCCGCGTGCGGCACCTCCCGCTCGCGCCACTCCGTGCCGTCGTAGTGCCAGATGAAGCCGCTGCGGCCGGAGACGCTGCCCACCGCGTACACGTCATCCGCGCGCGCGCCCCACACGCCGTACACCGTGTGCCGCGCCAGGCCCGGCGTGCGCATGCGGGTGAAGGCGCCG
This DNA window, taken from Pyxidicoccus xibeiensis, encodes the following:
- a CDS encoding vanadium-dependent haloperoxidase, coding for MTRHPFLPPTRRTRGAWLLPLLLGALLTGCPDDPEPEPEPEPVIPWATVAGARPEALLSVSGRSPSDVWAVGADRGRGPAVLHYDGTRWSELPTGLRGDLWWVHAFQDGPVLMAGGNGTVLRYEGGAFTRMRTPGLARHTVYGVWGARADDVYAVGSVSGRSGFIWHYDGTEWREREVPHAALPRTEDGDIPGFFKVWGTGADVYVVGAQGVVLRSRAGGAFTVIPTGTTSRLFTVHGAGGVVAVVGGEGQGEILELDEAAGRFVSRSPEGCPLLQGVSLAGDGTGWATGFRGEVYRRSGGKWERADLGASPTLESLHATWTDPEGGVWAVGGNVLSGSLDAGALLHRGAQVAQVPAWVDPGPPPAATCPAAAVDPRPAGTIARRWNEQILGAIRRDIPRPTVHARNLYHLSAAMWDAWAAYDATADGVFLREKHGATDVAAARAEAISYAAYRVLAHRYTKAIGGAVSAACFRDFMVKLGYAPDDTGTAGDGPRALGNRIAEAIIGAGANDGANEQNDYKDTTGFQFVNAPLVVDAPGQTLADPSVWQPLNLAVAVTQNGIITAAGTQGYIGAHWGKVTPFALARPDGGGLYLDPGAPPSFGAELRSHVVEVLRKTDWLGSDEMVDLSPGAFGNNSLGTNDGTGHPVNPITGQPYAPHRVRRGDFGRVLAEFWADGPKSETPPGHWNVLANTVADTAGFSRRLFGTGEEVAPLEWDVKVYLALNGAVHDAAIVAWEVKRAYVAARPISLLRHMGRLGQSTEPDGPAYHPDGLPLVPGLIEVVTAESSAPGQRHAHLARFLGQVVVHSWRGEPGDRRNEVGGSGWIRAVDWIPFQLRTFVTPAFPGFISGHSTFSRASAEVLSLLTGSAYFPGGLGEFVAGRDAYLTFERGPTTEVRLQWATYYDAADQAGQSRLWGGIHVTPDDFVGRRLGSRVGLSAVTRARTFFEGTAVP